A section of the Echeneis naucrates chromosome 12, fEcheNa1.1, whole genome shotgun sequence genome encodes:
- the LOC115052453 gene encoding sorting nexin-18-like, translating to MALKARVLYDFHSENPGEISITENELVTLFSEEELEGWLEGENSKGEAGLFPASYVEIIKDHSASSSNNGFSSPKSKALPTGQTSFASSDSHSQRGLGASSSGSGGGSFHTSQGSDDDWDDDWDDSSPAANAPQGLGTTPPLYPVTTSLPARRGSSQQHQQHAKSSATVGRNLNRFSTFVKSGGEAFLLGEASAFVKDGDRICVVMDKHGPEWQEDPYPFTCTIDDPTKQTKFKGMKSYMSYGLTPTHTNIQVNRRYKHFDWLYARLVERFPVISVPHLPEKQATGRFEEDFISKRRKGLIWWMNHMTSHPVLARCDVFQHFLTCGADEKAWKQGKRKAERDELVGANFFLTISTPAVPLDLQEVESKIEGFKTFTKRMDENIVVVNTTINEFARKQISGFKKEYQKVGQSFKLLAQSFELDQQAYSAGLNKAIAYTGEAYEAIGEYFVEQPRQDLDPISDLLDLYRGHLANFPDIIHVQKGALTKVKDCPKQEGELHDRCNIISCATLAEIQHFHRTRVRDFRSQMQHHLRQQISFFQKITAKLEDALQRYDDDQ from the exons ATGGCGTTAAAGGCCAGAGTGTTGTACGACTTCCACTCTGAAAACCCAGGGGAGATCTCCATAACAGAGAATGAGCTGGTGACTCTGTTCagtgaggaggagctggagggcTGGCTGGAGGGGGAGAACAGCAAGGGGGAGGCTGGCCTCTTCCCTGCCTCCTATGTGGAGATCATCAAGGACCACAGCGCCTCCAGCTCTAACAATGGCTTCTCCTCACCCAAAAGCAAAGCCCTACCTACCGGCCAGACCTCCTTTGCGTCCTCTGACTCCCATTCTCAAAGGGGGCTCGGagccagcagcagtggcagcggTGGAGGCAGCTTCCACACCAGTCAGGGCAGTGATGACGACTGGGACGACGACTGGGATGACAGCTCTCCTGCTGCCAATGCGCCTCAGGGTCTGGGCACCACCCCACCCTTGTACCCGGTGACCACCTCACTGCCTGCACGCCGGGGGAGCTcccagcagcatcagcagcacgCCAAGAGCTCGGCCACTGTGGGGAGGAACCTCAACAGATTCTCCACCTTCGTCAAGTCCGGGGGTGAGGCCTTCCTGCTCGGGGAGGCCTCTGCTTTCGTGAAGGATGGGGACAGGATTTGTGTGGTGATGGACAAGCATGGGCCCGAGTGGCAGGAGGATCCCTACCCATTCACGTGCACCATCGATGACCCCACCAAGCAGACCAAGTTTAAAGGCATGAAGAGCTACATGTCCTATGGCCTGACCCCAACGCACACAAATATACAAGTTAACCGCAG GTATAAACACTTCGACTGGCTGTACGCTCGCCTTGTGGAGCGCTTCCCTGTCATCTCGGTCCCCCATCTGCCGGAGAAGCAGGCAACCGGACGCTTTGAGGAGGACTTCATCTCCAAGAGGAGAAAGGGGCTGATCTGGTGGATGAATCACATGACCAGCCACCCTGTTTTGGCCCGTTGTGATGTTTTCCAGCATTTCCTAACATGTGGGGCAGATGAGAAAGCATGGAAACAAGGcaagaggaaggcagagagggaCGAGTTGGTCGGTGCCAACTTCTTCCTCACAATCAG CACGCCTGCAGTCCCCCTGGACCTCCAGGAGGTTGAAAGTAAAATTGAAGGCTTCAAAACCTTCACCAAGAGAATGGATGAGAACATTGTTGTTGTGAACACCACCATCAATGAGTTTGCCCGAAAACAGATATCAGGCTTCAAGAAGGAGTACCAGAAAGTGGGACAGTCCTTCAAACTCCTGGCGCAGTCATTTGAGCTCGACCAGCAGGCCTATTCAGCAGGCCTGAACAAGGCCATTGCCTACACTGGCGAGGCCTACGAGGCAATCGGAGAATATTTTGTCGAGCAGCCACGCCAAGACTTGGATCCCATTTCTGACCTGCTGGACCTCTACAGAGGACATCTGGCCAATTTTCCAGACATCATCCATGTACAGAAAG GCGCGCTGACTAAGGTGAAAGACTGTCCGAAGCAGGAAGGTGAGCTCCACGACCGCTGCAACATTATTTCCTGCGCCACACTGGCCGAGATCCAACACTTCCACCGCACGCGTGTACGGGACTTCCGCTCGCAGATGCAGCATCATCTCCGTCAGCAGATCAGCTTCTTTCAGAAGATCACAGCCAAGCTGGAGGACGCACTTCAGAGATACGATGATGACCAGTAG